The following are from one region of the Candidatus Methylomirabilota bacterium genome:
- a CDS encoding phosphate ABC transporter substrate-binding protein — translation MRKTVLVAGLLMILSVVGAYAAGPPKLDPALVVYKASSGVSGNVNSIGSDTLNNLMTLWAETFNKFYPNVKIQIEGKGSATAPPALIAGTAQLGPMSRPMKGTEIDQFEKRFGYKPVAVRVAVDALAVYVNKDNPIKCMTMAQVDAVFSKSRRYGYREDIKTWRQLGLTGEWASRPLSIYGRNSASGTYGFFKEHALKNGDYKDEVKEQPGSASVVQGVTVDRYGIGYSGIGYATAGVRAVPLAAKEGGKCFDAVPDNAYSGDFPLSRFLYVYVNRAPGKTLDPITREYLRLVLSREGQEVVIKDGYFPIPASIAKEELNKVL, via the coding sequence ATGAGGAAGACGGTACTCGTCGCAGGCCTGCTGATGATCCTCTCCGTCGTCGGCGCCTACGCCGCCGGACCGCCCAAGCTGGATCCGGCGCTCGTTGTCTACAAGGCGTCGTCGGGCGTGAGCGGCAACGTGAACAGCATCGGCTCCGACACGCTGAACAACCTCATGACCCTGTGGGCCGAGACCTTCAACAAGTTCTATCCCAACGTGAAGATCCAGATCGAGGGCAAGGGCTCGGCCACGGCCCCGCCCGCGCTCATCGCCGGCACCGCCCAGCTCGGCCCGATGTCCCGCCCGATGAAGGGCACCGAGATCGACCAGTTCGAGAAGCGATTCGGGTACAAGCCGGTGGCGGTCCGCGTCGCCGTCGATGCGCTCGCCGTCTATGTCAACAAAGACAACCCGATCAAGTGCATGACGATGGCCCAGGTGGACGCGGTGTTCTCCAAGTCGCGCCGCTACGGCTACCGGGAAGACATCAAAACGTGGAGGCAGCTCGGTCTCACCGGAGAGTGGGCGAGCCGGCCCCTCAGCATCTACGGCCGTAATTCCGCCTCCGGTACCTACGGGTTCTTCAAGGAGCACGCGCTGAAGAACGGCGATTACAAGGATGAGGTCAAGGAACAGCCGGGCTCGGCCTCGGTGGTCCAGGGCGTGACCGTCGATCGCTACGGCATCGGGTACAGTGGGATCGGGTACGCTACCGCCGGCGTCCGCGCGGTGCCTCTGGCCGCCAAGGAAGGCGGCAAGTGTTTCGACGCGGTCCCCGACAACGCCTACTCGGGCGACTTCCCGCTCTCGCGGTTTCTCTATGTCTACGTGAACCGGGCCCCCGGCAAGACGCTCGATCCCATCACCCGAGAGTATCTGAGGCTGGTGCTGTCCCGGGAAGGGCAGGAGGTCGTGATCAAGGACGGCTACTTCCCCATCCCGGCCTCGATCGCGAAGGAAGAGCTGAACAAGGTCCTGTAG
- a CDS encoding response regulator transcription factor, with product MAKTTGEVGRQPGRAQAPQRLGRVLVVEDEPDVAELLRYNLQKEGWEVLAVSTGAEALRRAREARPDVILLDIMVPQLNGWEVCRRLKQDAETRAIPIIMVTGRVEEGDKVLGFELGADDYVTKPFSPRELIARIRAVMRRGKVEAQERKHYLKAGDLEVDRHRFEVRMSGKPVELTPKEFELLAALVATPGRVFGREELLDLVWGHDGFVEPRTVDVHVARLRGKFTVAKLPTAAIETVRGIGYRFRDPG from the coding sequence GTGGCCAAGACGACCGGAGAAGTGGGTCGGCAGCCGGGACGAGCGCAGGCGCCCCAGCGGCTCGGCCGCGTCCTGGTCGTCGAGGACGAACCCGACGTCGCCGAGCTCCTCCGCTACAACCTCCAGAAGGAAGGTTGGGAGGTTCTGGCTGTCTCCACCGGCGCCGAGGCCCTGCGCCGCGCCCGCGAGGCCCGGCCTGACGTCATCCTCCTCGACATCATGGTGCCCCAGCTCAACGGCTGGGAGGTGTGTCGCCGTCTCAAGCAGGACGCCGAGACGCGGGCCATCCCGATCATCATGGTCACCGGTCGCGTCGAGGAAGGCGACAAGGTCCTGGGCTTCGAGCTGGGCGCCGACGATTACGTCACCAAGCCGTTCTCCCCGCGCGAGCTGATCGCGCGCATCCGCGCCGTCATGCGGCGCGGCAAGGTCGAGGCCCAGGAGCGCAAGCACTACCTCAAGGCCGGCGACCTCGAGGTGGACCGCCACCGCTTCGAGGTCCGGATGAGCGGCAAGCCGGTCGAGCTCACCCCCAAGGAGTTCGAGTTGCTGGCGGCTCTGGTCGCCACGCCCGGCCGGGTCTTCGGCCGCGAAGAGTTGCTCGACCTCGTCTGGGGTCACGACGGTTTCGTGGAGCCGCGCACCGTGGATGTCCACGTGGCCCGTCTGCGCGGCAAGTTCACGGTGGCCAAGCTGCCCACCGCGGCCATCGAGACCGTGCGGGGCATCGGTTATCGCTTCCGGGACCCGGGGTGA
- a CDS encoding ATP-binding protein, with the protein MTAGVVQLLRRRIAVKLTLALVGFVAVTLLIVGLYVNRVLERLALEGLEARLTTAAELLHDEARALLARGASPEELQAFAAGAGRASDFRVTLITPDGRVVGESQLQLRDLAWVENHRGRPEVEAALAGRHGRDLRRSTTVDTPLLYVAVSIRDDGRVLGVMRTSLPLRVVTSSHGAIRRLLFLGSLVALAVALGIGLFVAHRVTRPVIQMQSVARAMSEGDFSFRAPIRSPDEIGQLGRALNAMAASLQDRLADLQHERAKTAAILDSMVEGVIAVDGQDHLLLINEQARVILGVGRGPAEGKPLLEVVRNVDLHGVLRQARATSQGPLTTREFVVPGLVNRRLQVNAVTLRLGPEDSGVVMVLHDLTELRRLEQVRTEFVANVSHELRTPLTAIQGYLETLLGGALEDPAHARRFLEVVARHTERLGRLLNDLTDLSNIELNKISLRLEPTGLLEVIDSVIGIIRPRAQGGGVRLDATLAPDLPPVKADRDRLAQILINLVDNAVKYTPAGGQVTVTAHGAPPGMVEIAVQDTGLGIPAADLPRITERFYRVDKARSRELGGTGLGLAIVKHLVAAHGGDLRITSELDRGTTVRVTLPAA; encoded by the coding sequence GTGACGGCCGGCGTCGTCCAGCTCCTGCGCCGGCGCATCGCCGTCAAGCTCACGCTCGCCCTGGTCGGCTTCGTTGCCGTCACCCTTCTGATCGTCGGCCTCTACGTGAACCGGGTTTTGGAGCGCCTGGCCCTCGAGGGTCTGGAAGCTCGGCTGACCACCGCCGCCGAGCTGCTTCACGACGAGGCCCGGGCGTTGCTTGCGCGCGGGGCATCCCCCGAAGAACTCCAGGCCTTCGCGGCGGGAGCCGGGCGGGCGAGCGACTTCCGGGTCACCCTGATCACCCCCGACGGCCGGGTGGTAGGGGAGTCGCAGCTCCAGCTGCGCGATCTGGCTTGGGTGGAGAACCACCGCGGTCGGCCGGAGGTGGAGGCCGCCCTCGCTGGTCGTCACGGCCGTGACCTGCGGCGCAGCACGACCGTGGACACGCCCTTGCTCTACGTGGCGGTGTCTATCCGAGACGACGGACGCGTTCTGGGGGTGATGCGCACGTCGCTGCCGCTGCGCGTGGTGACGTCCTCGCACGGCGCGATCCGGCGCCTCCTCTTCCTCGGCAGCCTGGTGGCCCTCGCGGTCGCTCTCGGCATCGGGCTCTTCGTGGCCCACCGGGTGACACGCCCGGTGATCCAGATGCAGTCGGTGGCCCGGGCCATGAGCGAGGGCGACTTTTCTTTCCGCGCTCCCATCCGCTCCCCCGACGAGATCGGCCAGCTCGGCCGGGCCCTGAACGCGATGGCGGCGAGTCTTCAAGATCGGCTTGCCGACCTCCAGCACGAGCGCGCCAAGACCGCGGCCATCCTCGACAGCATGGTGGAGGGCGTCATCGCCGTCGACGGGCAGGATCACCTGCTGCTCATCAACGAGCAGGCCCGGGTGATCCTGGGGGTCGGGCGGGGGCCGGCCGAGGGCAAGCCGTTGCTGGAGGTCGTCCGCAACGTGGACCTGCACGGCGTGCTGCGCCAGGCGCGAGCCACCAGCCAGGGTCCGCTGACGACCCGGGAGTTCGTCGTGCCCGGGCTCGTGAATCGGCGGCTGCAAGTCAATGCCGTGACTCTGCGTCTGGGCCCCGAGGACAGCGGCGTGGTGATGGTGCTCCACGACCTCACCGAGCTCCGGCGCCTCGAGCAAGTGCGCACCGAGTTTGTGGCCAACGTCTCCCACGAGCTGCGCACACCGCTCACGGCCATCCAGGGATATCTGGAGACGCTGCTGGGCGGAGCCCTCGAGGATCCCGCGCACGCCCGACGATTCCTGGAAGTCGTCGCCCGGCACACCGAGCGCCTGGGTCGCCTGCTGAACGATCTCACCGACCTCTCGAACATCGAGCTGAACAAAATCAGTCTCCGGCTCGAGCCGACCGGGCTTCTCGAGGTCATCGACTCCGTGATCGGGATCATCCGTCCCCGCGCCCAGGGCGGGGGCGTGCGGCTGGATGCCACGCTTGCCCCCGACCTCCCTCCGGTGAAGGCCGATCGCGACCGGCTGGCGCAGATCCTGATCAATCTCGTCGACAACGCCGTCAAGTACACCCCGGCGGGCGGCCAGGTGACGGTGACGGCCCACGGGGCGCCGCCCGGGATGGTGGAGATCGCTGTCCAGGACACCGGCCTCGGCATCCCGGCCGCGGACCTGCCCCGGATCACCGAGCGGTTCTACCGGGTGGACAAGGCGCGCTCGCGCGAGCTCGGCGGCACCGGGCTGGGCCTGGCCATCGTCAAGCACCTGGTCGCCGCGCACGGCGGCGACCTGAGGATCACGAGCGAGCTGGACCGGGGAACGACCGTCCGCGTCACCCTGCCGGCCGCCTGA